In Methanobacteriaceae archaeon, the following are encoded in one genomic region:
- a CDS encoding RDD family protein, which produces MPVKTFLDNAHYGKNNWWRYVLTSLISWLGPLILIIVISIPFIIFPHLWKGGINAQGVVKNINPLILFLFFGGYYFLSFLIFYGCIRFIHKKKLIILITTAFKVKWMKILKGAGLWFVLMGLALLIEVLIYPSSLKFSFNPSFFILLVLSIIIYSIQASFEEIFFRGYLMQGLGLLTSKPVIPLLITSAIFAVGHFFNGSDTPTGIGVVINMFIFAMTLGIITIGEKSLETAMGVHIANNIFLTTIINSTGLWEGLPSLFSIGTESAMIIPSFILFPILLFIVFRNNWDKLESLFKKRSERDGIYRQNHLLCANCKAENPGIAVFCSQCGEKISLNYASTFIKIVAFLIDIIFLLFLWVFLLIGIVSVHLVGNQEISNAEMLAGVWIALCIILSFTYFIIFEKYGQTIGAKIMNIRVVNDRDHKQISFRQSILRNLLLIVDLIPYPLPGLLAIIFSSKSPKKQRIGDLVAGTLVVQKK; this is translated from the coding sequence ATGCCAGTGAAAACATTTTTAGATAATGCACATTATGGAAAAAATAACTGGTGGAGATATGTCTTAACCAGTTTGATTTCCTGGTTAGGGCCGCTAATTCTGATAATTGTAATTTCAATTCCATTTATAATTTTTCCGCACCTGTGGAAAGGAGGAATAAATGCACAGGGAGTGGTAAAAAATATTAATCCCCTTATTTTATTCTTATTTTTTGGAGGGTATTATTTTCTCTCTTTTTTAATTTTCTATGGATGCATCAGGTTTATTCATAAAAAAAAGCTCATCATATTGATAACCACGGCTTTTAAAGTTAAATGGATGAAAATTTTAAAAGGAGCAGGGTTATGGTTTGTTCTCATGGGACTTGCACTATTAATTGAAGTGTTAATCTACCCCTCATCTCTTAAATTTTCTTTTAATCCATCGTTTTTCATCCTTTTAGTTTTAAGCATAATCATTTACTCAATACAGGCCTCATTTGAAGAAATCTTTTTTAGAGGATACTTGATGCAGGGTTTAGGGCTTCTCACTTCTAAACCAGTTATTCCCCTTCTTATAACCTCTGCCATTTTCGCTGTGGGACATTTTTTTAATGGTTCTGATACCCCCACTGGCATTGGAGTGGTGATTAACATGTTCATTTTCGCAATGACACTGGGAATCATAACTATAGGAGAAAAAAGCCTGGAAACTGCCATGGGCGTACATATTGCTAATAATATATTCTTAACCACAATAATTAACAGCACGGGACTTTGGGAGGGCCTTCCTTCCTTATTTAGCATTGGAACAGAGTCTGCAATGATCATTCCATCCTTTATTCTGTTTCCAATCCTCCTATTTATTGTATTTAGGAATAATTGGGATAAACTAGAATCACTATTCAAAAAAAGGTCTGAAAGAGATGGAATATACAGACAAAATCATTTATTATGTGCTAATTGTAAGGCTGAAAATCCGGGTATAGCTGTTTTTTGTAGTCAGTGTGGTGAAAAAATTTCATTGAATTATGCTTCAACTTTCATAAAGATCGTTGCATTTTTAATTGATATTATATTTCTGTTATTTTTATGGGTATTTTTATTGATTGGAATAGTATCAGTCCACTTGGTTGGCAATCAGGAAATATCAAACGCTGAAATGTTAGCTGGTGTCTGGATAGCTTTATGTATCATTCTATCCTTCACTTATTTCATTATATTCGAAAAATATGGGCAAACAATCGGTGCAAAAATTATGAATATCAGAGTAGTGAATGATAGGGACCATAAACAAATTAGTTTTCGGCAAAGTATCCTACGAAATCTATTATTGATTGTAGACCTGATCCCCTACCCTCTACCTGGACTATTAGCCATAATATTTAGTTCCAAGTCTCCCAAAAAACAGAGAATTGGAGATTTGGTGGCTGGTACTTTAGTGGTTCAGAAGAAATGA
- the trpD gene encoding anthranilate phosphoribosyltransferase, giving the protein MIEECLKKVVSGQDLSEDDAYACMMEIVSGSTSDVHIAAFLSSLTTKGESISELTGFVRAMRQVSIKVSPQLDQPLVDTCGTGGDRFKTFNISTISAIIAAAAGVCIAKHGNRAISSKCGGADILEAMGVNIEVKGSDVEFCLENVGIGFMFAPRFHPAMKHVMPVRKELGIRTVFNILGPLSSPADADIQLMGVFDPEYVETLAHVLKNLGVKRAMVVHGFDGKGNAAMDEISIIGKTKAAILDDGIIKVQDLYPEDFGLEIVDKELINGPESLQENLEIALNVLKGKRESAQDKAQMDICLANAGAILYLAGKTSDLKAGVELARKTIQNGSAMRKLQEFIQASSICN; this is encoded by the coding sequence ATGATTGAAGAGTGTTTAAAAAAGGTCGTCTCTGGACAGGATCTCAGTGAAGATGATGCTTACGCATGTATGATGGAAATAGTGAGTGGAAGTACCAGCGATGTGCATATAGCTGCCTTTTTATCCTCTCTTACCACTAAGGGTGAGTCTATTTCCGAGTTAACCGGTTTTGTAAGGGCCATGCGCCAGGTTTCCATCAAAGTATCTCCTCAGTTAGATCAGCCCTTAGTGGATACCTGCGGTACAGGAGGAGATAGGTTCAAAACCTTTAACATCAGCACCATCTCTGCCATTATTGCCGCGGCAGCCGGTGTTTGCATTGCTAAACATGGTAACCGAGCTATAAGCAGTAAATGTGGTGGGGCTGATATTCTAGAGGCCATGGGAGTGAATATAGAGGTTAAAGGCAGTGATGTGGAGTTTTGCCTGGAAAATGTAGGTATAGGGTTCATGTTCGCTCCTAGATTTCACCCGGCCATGAAACATGTCATGCCCGTCCGTAAAGAACTTGGCATCCGTACTGTTTTTAATATTTTAGGACCATTAAGTTCACCTGCAGATGCAGATATTCAACTTATGGGTGTTTTTGATCCAGAATATGTGGAAACCTTGGCCCATGTCCTTAAAAATTTAGGGGTGAAACGGGCCATGGTTGTGCATGGTTTTGATGGAAAAGGTAATGCAGCTATGGACGAAATCTCAATTATAGGCAAAACCAAAGCTGCTATTTTAGATGATGGTATAATAAAAGTTCAAGATTTATACCCGGAGGATTTTGGACTTGAAATTGTGGATAAAGAGTTGATAAATGGTCCTGAATCATTGCAAGAAAATCTGGAAATTGCCCTGAATGTTTTAAAAGGAAAAAGAGAAAGTGCCCAAGATAAAGCTCAAATGGATATTTGTCTGGCAAATGCGGGTGCGATTCTTTACCTGGCTGGTAAAACATCTGATCTTAAAGCAGGAGTAGAACTGGCCCGAAAAACCATCCAGAATGGTTCTGCTATGAGAAAGCTGCAAGAGTTTATTCAGGCCAGTTCAATTTGCAATTAG
- a CDS encoding CPBP family intramembrane metalloprotease: protein MVMVTVGTFIAGRYVFKDGFKDVGWIWGKPIHYILSFATAFLLFGIPMLINIFQGSAALLPNFTWTQYILLMGGYTLAVIVPAFGEEFGFRGYLLPHLSRRYTPRKAVIINSLIWWFWHQPVAVGGAIFAMNLLGADSSLMLLVVIWTFLDSFLNCFFDGPIFSYIWAKSNIIAVVTFFHAAYDGVRNSSLMVTGTFPLYGVWNTIFTVLLGLILLWKGDWKSLEKFRTPDQEISIEIADESGGIQ from the coding sequence ATGGTAATGGTAACTGTGGGCACTTTCATTGCCGGTAGATATGTGTTCAAGGACGGTTTCAAGGATGTTGGATGGATTTGGGGTAAACCAATCCATTACATACTGTCTTTCGCTACCGCTTTCCTTTTATTTGGAATTCCCATGCTCATAAATATTTTCCAGGGATCAGCAGCTTTACTTCCAAATTTCACCTGGACACAATATATCTTGTTAATGGGAGGATACACCCTTGCAGTAATAGTACCTGCTTTTGGAGAAGAATTCGGTTTCAGAGGGTACCTCTTACCCCACCTATCACGCAGATACACCCCCAGGAAAGCTGTAATCATAAACAGTTTAATATGGTGGTTCTGGCATCAGCCGGTTGCAGTAGGTGGAGCAATTTTTGCCATGAACTTGTTAGGGGCAGATAGTTCTCTGATGCTTCTGGTTGTTATCTGGACCTTTTTAGATAGTTTCCTTAACTGTTTCTTTGATGGGCCTATTTTTTCATACATCTGGGCTAAGAGTAACATTATTGCAGTGGTAACCTTCTTCCACGCAGCCTATGATGGAGTTCGCAATTCATCGCTAATGGTAACTGGCACTTTCCCCTTATATGGTGTGTGGAATACTATATTCACTGTCCTTTTAGGGCTAATCCTGCTTTGGAAAGGCGACTGGAAATCATTAGAGAAATTCAGAACTCCAGATCAAGAAATTTCCATTGAAATTGCAGATGAGTCAGGGGGCATCCAATGA
- the cadA gene encoding cadmium-translocating P-type ATPase produces MQENDHHHPEDADAQVTCSCCGGDLFQEKPPLWKQKPIAIIITSLTIFAIAIYLERFLNQENLAELAFLAVVAVSGFNIVKGAFKGLLNLHFNMSLLITIAATGAFLIGHGEEGAAVMFLFYVAEFLEDYASERARRSIAALLKLAPETACVIRKGKELEVHVHSVQVDEKVVVRPGDKIPLDGLVVKGSSAVDQSPLTGESIPVTKKEGDEVFAGTINTEGYLEVQVTRKSDETIISKIIELVRKSKDKKSKTEAFINEFASYYTPAVIILAISVAIIPPFLFGMSLEDWFYRALVLLVVSCPCALAISTPVSMVSGITSATRNGVLIKGGEYVEEMKNVKAVVFDKTGTLTEGSLEVTDVLPLNGNSGDVLKISASLESHSKHPLAKAILKKAKEEKVEFEEVSGFKSITGAGLKGEINGKIFYAGNKSLFEGMRNLNNEDISLKIKEFEKDGKTTVLVGNEEKIIGLIVLMDRIRGDAAKTVKYLKDNGIRTVMLTGDNQGTASAVASRLGLDECYHSLLPEDKVKKIDELLQIHGNVAMVGDGVNDAPALARANIGIAMGAAGSDVAIETADVALMHDDLSKLEYLLKLSKKTMRVVQENVALSIIVKSSFAFLAVLGFITLWMAVGIGDMGLSLAVILNAIRIVSKGF; encoded by the coding sequence ATGCAAGAAAATGACCATCATCATCCTGAAGATGCAGATGCCCAAGTTACATGCAGCTGTTGTGGGGGAGACCTTTTCCAGGAAAAACCTCCACTGTGGAAGCAGAAACCAATTGCAATCATCATTACCTCTCTTACTATATTTGCCATTGCCATCTATCTTGAGAGATTCCTTAACCAGGAAAACCTTGCTGAGTTGGCTTTCCTGGCAGTGGTGGCAGTGTCTGGTTTCAATATTGTTAAAGGCGCTTTCAAAGGACTCTTAAATCTTCATTTCAACATGAGCCTCCTTATAACCATTGCAGCCACCGGAGCATTTCTCATAGGGCATGGTGAAGAGGGTGCGGCTGTCATGTTCCTTTTCTATGTTGCCGAATTTTTGGAAGACTATGCCAGTGAAAGGGCCCGTAGATCCATAGCAGCCCTCCTTAAACTGGCACCGGAAACTGCATGTGTAATTCGAAAAGGAAAGGAACTGGAAGTCCATGTCCATAGTGTGCAGGTGGATGAAAAAGTTGTGGTTCGCCCTGGTGACAAGATACCACTGGATGGTCTGGTGGTGAAAGGATCATCTGCCGTGGATCAGTCTCCCCTAACCGGGGAAAGTATTCCAGTCACCAAAAAGGAGGGGGATGAGGTTTTTGCTGGTACTATTAACACGGAAGGTTACCTGGAGGTGCAGGTAACGCGCAAGTCAGATGAAACTATCATATCCAAAATAATAGAACTGGTTCGAAAGTCAAAAGATAAAAAATCAAAAACCGAAGCATTTATCAATGAATTCGCAAGCTACTACACTCCTGCAGTCATCATACTAGCCATTTCAGTGGCCATCATTCCCCCTTTCCTGTTTGGAATGTCACTGGAGGATTGGTTCTACCGAGCCCTGGTTCTCCTGGTGGTGTCCTGCCCCTGCGCCCTGGCAATATCAACCCCTGTTTCAATGGTTTCTGGGATTACATCAGCCACCAGAAACGGTGTTCTAATCAAAGGCGGAGAATACGTGGAAGAAATGAAGAATGTGAAAGCTGTTGTGTTTGATAAGACTGGAACATTAACCGAAGGCAGCTTAGAAGTTACAGATGTATTGCCTCTTAATGGTAATTCAGGAGATGTTTTAAAGATATCTGCTTCTCTGGAGTCACATTCCAAACATCCCCTGGCCAAAGCCATACTTAAAAAAGCCAAGGAGGAAAAAGTGGAATTTGAAGAAGTAAGCGGCTTCAAATCCATTACTGGTGCTGGTTTGAAGGGTGAAATCAATGGAAAAATATTCTACGCAGGTAATAAAAGCCTCTTTGAGGGAATGCGTAATCTGAATAATGAAGATATCTCCCTGAAGATTAAGGAATTTGAAAAAGATGGTAAAACAACGGTTTTGGTAGGAAATGAGGAAAAGATTATAGGTTTAATAGTATTGATGGACCGAATAAGAGGTGATGCAGCTAAAACAGTGAAATACCTCAAAGATAATGGGATCCGGACTGTCATGCTGACTGGTGATAATCAGGGCACAGCCAGTGCGGTAGCCTCCCGGTTAGGATTAGATGAATGCTATCACAGTCTTCTCCCTGAGGATAAGGTGAAAAAAATTGATGAACTTCTGCAAATCCATGGTAATGTAGCCATGGTGGGAGATGGTGTTAATGATGCGCCAGCACTGGCAAGAGCCAATATAGGAATTGCTATGGGGGCTGCAGGTTCTGATGTGGCAATCGAAACTGCTGATGTTGCTCTGATGCATGACGACCTTTCTAAACTGGAATATCTGCTTAAACTGAGTAAGAAGACAATGAGAGTTGTTCAGGAGAACGTGGCACTCTCCATAATAGTTAAGAGTTCTTTTGCTTTCCTGGCAGTATTGGGATTTATCACTCTATGGATGGCAGTGGGTATTGGGGACATGGGTCTCAGCCTAGCAGTCATACTCAATGCCATCAGGATAGTAAGTAAAGGCTTCTAA
- a CDS encoding phosphoribosylanthranilate isomerase — MKIKICGIRNKDDLKTCEGAGADLMGFINIERSKRMVEIEKIRNLTSSMKDKNKAVLVIEPSNMVDADERIKKSGLNNIQLHSLYPDEIKEMKNTNPHLTVTRAIGISEEIKPKKEQEIKDFVCVSDNILFDYEFQGKTGGTGRQIPTETALEAAEIARSYNKNVTLFLAGGMNVERIKNEGKKLATIFNYFDVNSGVEDAPGVKNRDKIRELMKLKFIN; from the coding sequence ATGAAGATTAAAATCTGCGGTATTCGGAATAAAGATGATCTTAAGACTTGCGAAGGAGCAGGTGCAGATCTCATGGGATTCATTAACATCGAAAGATCCAAGCGAATGGTTGAGATAGAGAAAATAAGGAACTTAACCTCTTCCATGAAGGATAAAAATAAGGCTGTACTCGTAATCGAACCTTCGAATATGGTAGATGCTGATGAAAGAATAAAAAAGTCAGGATTGAATAACATACAGCTTCATTCCCTATATCCAGATGAAATTAAAGAAATGAAGAATACTAACCCCCATTTAACTGTTACCAGAGCTATTGGAATATCTGAAGAGATTAAACCGAAAAAGGAACAGGAAATTAAAGATTTTGTCTGTGTTTCTGATAATATCCTTTTTGACTATGAATTTCAGGGAAAAACTGGTGGAACCGGAAGGCAGATCCCCACGGAAACTGCTCTAGAAGCAGCTGAAATTGCCAGATCCTATAATAAAAATGTTACACTTTTCCTTGCCGGAGGGATGAATGTTGAAAGAATCAAAAATGAAGGTAAAAAACTGGCAACTATCTTTAACTACTTTGATGTTAACTCTGGTGTAGAAGACGCGCCCGGAGTTAAAAATAGGGATAAAATTAGGGAATTAATGAAATTAAAATTTATAAACTAA
- the trpB gene encoding tryptophan synthase subunit beta encodes MITSGKFGKYGGIFVPELLIPALEELEAAFLKYKDDKKFNEELDYYLKEFAGRPTALYYARNLSEKLGCKIYLKREDMLHTGAHKINNTLGQGLLAKYMGKKRIIAETGAGQHGIATAVIGSLLGIPVEVYMGLEDVERQKLNVFRMELSGAKVIPVETGSQTLKDAINDAFRDWVATVETTHYLIGSTMGPHPYPLMVKHFQSIIGRETREEILQKEGKLPDAVIACVGGGSNSLGIFSGFLEDDEVELVGVEGGGDGVETDRTGATLCKGTEGILHGSFSFVLQNYDGQIKEAHSVSAGLDYPGVGPEHAYLKVTGRANYVAITNKEALEGFEMLSKYEGIIPALESSHAVAYAVKYAKRPENKGKTIVVNLSGRGDKDMFLVAREMGVEV; translated from the coding sequence ATGATAACTAGTGGAAAATTTGGGAAATATGGAGGAATATTCGTACCAGAACTCCTCATACCTGCACTCGAAGAGCTTGAGGCAGCTTTCCTAAAATATAAGGATGATAAAAAGTTCAATGAAGAGCTTGACTACTACTTAAAGGAGTTTGCAGGGAGGCCCACTGCATTATATTATGCTCGGAACCTTTCAGAAAAACTTGGTTGCAAAATATATCTTAAAAGAGAAGATATGCTGCACACCGGGGCTCATAAAATTAACAACACCCTTGGACAGGGACTTCTCGCTAAATACATGGGTAAAAAAAGGATCATAGCCGAGACCGGGGCGGGGCAACATGGTATAGCCACTGCAGTCATTGGTTCTCTTCTAGGCATTCCTGTGGAGGTTTACATGGGATTAGAAGATGTAGAAAGACAAAAATTAAATGTTTTCAGGATGGAACTTTCCGGAGCCAAAGTCATACCCGTTGAAACCGGTTCACAAACCCTTAAAGATGCCATAAACGATGCTTTCCGTGACTGGGTGGCTACTGTAGAAACCACCCACTACTTAATTGGCTCCACCATGGGCCCCCATCCCTACCCCCTCATGGTTAAACACTTCCAGAGTATTATTGGCAGGGAAACCAGAGAAGAAATACTTCAAAAAGAGGGTAAACTTCCAGATGCAGTTATTGCCTGTGTTGGGGGTGGGAGTAACTCTCTGGGGATATTCTCAGGGTTTTTGGAAGATGATGAAGTGGAACTAGTTGGAGTTGAAGGTGGTGGAGATGGAGTAGAGACTGATCGAACTGGAGCAACCCTGTGCAAGGGTACCGAAGGAATATTACACGGTTCATTCTCCTTTGTCCTTCAAAATTATGATGGGCAGATAAAAGAAGCCCATTCAGTTTCTGCTGGTCTTGATTACCCTGGAGTTGGACCTGAACACGCCTACCTTAAAGTTACAGGAAGGGCCAACTACGTGGCTATAACCAATAAGGAAGCTCTGGAAGGCTTTGAAATGCTTTCCAAATATGAAGGAATAATCCCAGCTCTTGAAAGCTCCCACGCAGTTGCTTATGCAGTTAAATATGCTAAAAGACCTGAAAATAAAGGTAAAACCATTGTAGTGAACCTTTCTGGACGTGGGGATAAAGATATGTTTCTGGTTGCACGTGAAATGGGGGTGGAAGTATGA
- a CDS encoding indole-3-glycerol-phosphate synthase, which translates to MKFNTIIKDRKRVLEIRMKYQPLNELKDNIERVKLRTDFKKSLNKEEDVSIICEYKPASPSQGDISPLMINEVLPQFEQGGASSISVLTEETYFKSNIDNLKLACRISKLPLLRKDFILDPYQIYEARAYGASAVLLMADLYPNLREGIELCQYLDMDALVECKNSEEIEKAMKAGADIIGINNRDFNDFTIDLSRTEKLARMVPSNITLVSESGVKNAEDVELLSSFGADALLVGTSVMTTEKIHDKVRGLVSAAKKSRVKRMDNITRVNTT; encoded by the coding sequence ATGAAATTCAATACCATTATTAAGGATAGGAAAAGGGTTCTGGAAATAAGAATGAAATATCAGCCCCTTAATGAGCTGAAAGATAATATAGAACGGGTTAAACTTCGAACTGATTTTAAAAAATCCTTGAACAAAGAAGAGGATGTTTCCATTATCTGTGAATACAAACCTGCATCCCCTTCACAAGGTGATATCAGCCCACTTATGATTAACGAGGTACTGCCCCAGTTTGAACAAGGAGGAGCCAGTTCCATCTCAGTACTCACCGAAGAAACCTACTTTAAAAGTAATATTGATAATCTGAAACTTGCCTGCAGAATAAGCAAACTTCCTTTACTGCGCAAGGATTTCATCCTTGATCCCTACCAGATATATGAAGCCCGAGCTTATGGTGCCAGTGCAGTTCTTTTAATGGCAGATTTATATCCCAACCTGCGGGAAGGAATTGAATTATGCCAATATTTAGATATGGATGCCTTGGTGGAGTGTAAAAACTCTGAAGAAATAGAAAAGGCCATGAAAGCAGGAGCAGATATAATTGGGATAAATAACAGGGATTTCAATGATTTTACCATTGATCTGTCAAGGACAGAGAAACTAGCCCGAATGGTTCCATCAAACATTACCCTGGTTTCGGAAAGTGGAGTGAAAAACGCCGAAGACGTTGAACTGCTTTCCAGTTTCGGTGCAGATGCCCTTCTGGTGGGTACCAGTGTCATGACCACCGAAAAAATCCATGATAAAGTCAGAGGATTAGTGTCTGCCGCTAAAAAATCTAGGGTGAAGCGTATGGACAATATTACCCGGGTAAATACAACATGA
- the trpA gene encoding tryptophan synthase subunit alpha produces MSNPHVISEPDRESKIHPLEVESYDEMFRRVKEKNEGAFIPFIVAGDPDFDTSLEIVKTYVENGADGLEIGFAFSDPVADGPTVQTADIRALKSGITTDKGFEFIRKIREFTSIPIGLLVYYNLIYQKGIDEFYQTAKKSGVNAILAADLPPEEAYDALNASKKHGIQQIFMVAQTTSNERLEKISKICSGFLYVVAVMGVTGAREDIKFSTFELVERVKSHSNLPVVVGFGISKAEHVQNVIESGADGAIVASAILDMITENLNDKEIMLDKIGAFCHDLKAATKKTMI; encoded by the coding sequence ATGAGTAACCCTCATGTAATTAGCGAGCCTGATAGGGAATCAAAAATTCACCCATTGGAAGTGGAAAGTTACGATGAAATGTTCCGTCGAGTTAAAGAAAAAAATGAAGGAGCATTCATTCCATTTATAGTTGCCGGAGATCCTGATTTTGATACTTCACTGGAGATTGTAAAAACCTATGTTGAAAATGGAGCGGATGGTCTGGAGATCGGGTTTGCCTTCAGTGATCCGGTTGCAGACGGGCCAACAGTCCAGACTGCAGATATTAGAGCCTTAAAATCAGGAATAACCACAGATAAAGGATTTGAATTTATCAGGAAAATCAGAGAGTTCACTTCAATTCCCATAGGACTCCTGGTGTACTATAATTTAATTTATCAAAAGGGAATAGATGAATTCTACCAAACTGCCAAGAAGAGTGGTGTTAACGCCATTCTTGCCGCGGATTTACCCCCTGAAGAGGCTTATGATGCCCTTAATGCTTCAAAAAAGCATGGAATTCAGCAAATTTTCATGGTTGCTCAGACCACCAGCAATGAAAGGTTGGAAAAAATATCCAAGATCTGTAGCGGTTTTCTGTATGTGGTGGCAGTTATGGGAGTCACCGGAGCACGTGAGGATATTAAATTCAGCACATTTGAACTGGTAGAACGGGTTAAAAGCCACAGTAACTTGCCAGTGGTGGTAGGTTTCGGGATATCCAAAGCAGAACATGTGCAGAATGTTATTGAGAGTGGTGCTGATGGTGCCATTGTAGCCAGTGCCATCCTGGATATGATAACTGAGAATCTCAATGATAAAGAGATTATGCTGGATAAGATCGGGGCATTCTGCCATGATTTGAAGGCAGCCACTAAAAAAACAATGATCTAG
- a CDS encoding MarR family transcriptional regulator, whose translation MKDSDSIKAEFDAERLDMEKYILVVLFLVEQRWSYVIGREMAKDQITTKQWLMMIVLANAFQSPPSMQEMADAMSTTHQNVKQLASRLEARGFVKIERDSENRRILRLKVTRKCQNYWEKRSPEDMKTIKTYFEALNNEEIRSLFHIMGKLEKSSLDLYEKARKTR comes from the coding sequence ATGAAAGATTCAGACAGTATTAAAGCAGAATTTGATGCGGAAAGACTGGACATGGAAAAATACATCCTGGTGGTTCTGTTCCTGGTAGAGCAGCGTTGGAGCTATGTCATTGGCCGGGAAATGGCCAAGGACCAGATTACCACCAAACAGTGGTTGATGATGATAGTACTGGCCAATGCCTTCCAAAGCCCCCCTTCCATGCAGGAAATGGCTGATGCCATGAGCACCACCCATCAGAATGTGAAACAACTGGCCAGCCGTCTGGAAGCACGTGGTTTTGTAAAAATAGAACGTGATAGTGAAAACCGACGCATACTTCGTTTGAAAGTAACCAGAAAATGCCAAAACTACTGGGAAAAAAGATCCCCGGAAGATATGAAAACTATTAAAACCTATTTTGAAGCATTGAATAATGAAGAAATCAGATCATTATTTCACATAATGGGTAAACTCGAAAAATCATCCCTTGATTTGTACGAAAAAGCCAGGAAGACACGTTGA